From Arachis hypogaea cultivar Tifrunner chromosome 3, arahy.Tifrunner.gnm2.J5K5, whole genome shotgun sequence:
GCCACTGATGTACTCATAGTACCCTCAAGCTTGAACCCTAGAAGTTTAGGGTACTTCTGCAACACATACCCAATATCCTCCCTCTCCACATCAAGTCCCCTAAGGAACTTCACAACAGGGACAAGTTCAACAATCACACTAGCATGCAATACCTGCGGGTAGCTCTTAATGAATCCCCCAAGTTTGGATCTTGAAATCCCAATTTTTTCCAAGTACCCCAAAATAGGAATCATGTTCTTCCTCACACTGCATCCCAACATCAAAGGGTAATCATTGATGTCATCAATTGTTATCCCTAGTTTCTGGAGGAACTCCACGCGCTCCCTTATGACTTCAACTGTCGAAGGTAGCTTAAGGTCCTGCAACTCGTCAGGGACGATTCCCAAACCCCTGAGGAAGTCGAATACGATGACCCGCGATACCAGCTTCTCCTTGCGACCTTGAATCACACCCCATGTCACCGATGGCATCTCGTATTCGGGAAATTTCTATGCTTGCGTCGAATTCCATGCGCACAAAAGAAAAACCCTaaaggggtttagggttttgtgGATTTCAAAATAAGGGTGCGAAGGAACTCGTGATAACTTCGAAACTGCATTGAATTCGTGAGAAGCGAATtgggttgagaacaagttgaagatttttcttcttgtgagcaTTAAAGTTGTAGAGTGTGCGCTGTACAGTTTGGAGTTGCAGAGTGTGCAAAGGTTTCCAACTTTGAAGGTTGTGAGAACTGGATCGGTCAATAAATCGGTGAGGTCACTGGTTCAATAGATCATTGGTTCGATCGGGTTTTAACTGGAGttcaatcaatttaattaaatattaaataaaatttaaaatttcacataataaattatccataacttaatattagaggttcacaaataacttcaaatatcaaagtttataactaaacaacTTCATAGATCATTAAAGAAGAGAAATATAGTGATACTAAGAAACCCAAAAGAATTAATTGGCATGGCTTGTGTACATATCATCTAGCAACACTTAAATTGTGGCGGTAAAGTATAAATAGATTGAATGATACTATTCAAAACAAAGGTATATTAGTACAGACAAGCATAGTTTGTTGATACATAACAACCAGTTTACCATATGCAGAACTTTAAAATACACTGATTCAGATATATAGAAGCACATTGACACTGTTTTTGACTCATGCTTCACAAGAAGACTGTTAGTCTACCATAAGGCTTTTCACCTTCAACCCTAGAAAGTTAAATGTGACATGAAAACTGAACAGAAGCATACAATAAAGAAAGACAGGGTTCCAACAATTCCGCTCTTCACTCAGAAGCAAGCATTTAAGGACTAATAAATAATTCAGCAACCAAAATCATGAAGCAGTAAAAAAATTCATCATGAACAAATAACCTCAGAAAAACAAACACCAAAATCATGAAGCAGCAAAGAAACTTATCATGGAcaaataacctcagaaaatcaaaaACCAAAATCATGAAGCAGCAAAGAAACTCATCATGAAcaaataacctcagaaaatcaaaaCACGAACAGATAACAAATCATGAATCCAGATAACAAATCATGAACACAGAATTTTTCTGATAACCTCATCATGAATCCAGATAACAAATCATGAACAGATAAcaaattgatggtttcagtggctaagagaagggagggTTGAATCTTATCCCCCCTTttgttgctaacacttgctgaatTCAGAGGTGACTTTTCTGTTTTGTCTCGTCTCTggacacgagactttttcttttatcttGTCCCTAgtcacgagactttttgttttgtctcgtcactttaCACGAGACATTtttagtttttgctcctgtgtagtagaaaacataaatggagtaggagagaagaaagattacacccagatatatcctggttcagctgctaagtgcagtgcagcctacatccagtctccatcacaacaatgatggaatttcactataatcaacctgattacaaactgtaaagtgctaacccaactcacaaggggattcccacagaatcatgaaacacaacatagatgaacaaaggaactctaagatatctatggctttttcttttaattttgcactctctgccttttttcgctctatggctttttcatacaaacctcactgtttgcctttttttcatgagactcaagacatgacaaaattaaacagaaaaatacaaaattgaatacattgaaggagaagagaaaattgttagctcaggtagctctgagaactctgtgctttgcactctcaaattttctccttgcttcaaacagtggttgttcacccttattatagaagagggaagcctccacttattgaagccaacaaccgaaccaacttcttcctccttcaacaaaacagaaccggttcggccacatagagagagaagagataaccatgcaaaacacaacatgcaattacctctagtcttttcttgatcatcacccttcatcaatccgagctctccatccttggcttgctctccaagatggatttctggcccttgatacttcatgatgataatgacttcatctgcttcaatctctgcctcaaccatcacttcgccactctagctacttcctgtggtggttaaacagaatcaaagacaagccatgcttcaagaatctcccttgctggccgaatcttcaccttccctttttgagcatgaagagctcaagattacttcaccaaatctaaccacatttggtgaaaatctcagccacagctcatttttattttagtatgttttcttgccatcattagcttgatggtcttgatgcatgcaacttctttcttttcttggttGATGAGCATAGCGTCCATAGcttcctggacaaggaccgaagaaagaagaaagagatgagagagaataaacAACTTAGAAGAAAAGCAATTCAATGTGATAAACCACTTTGTTGGTaaaagttgcttttacttccctagctTAGAGTGGCGTGTATCATTATAGCCATCAATCAATTCAGCTGAAacttttctctctcatagttcccatgcatTAATTTACAATGCaatagattttgaaatccatcacatggtgAAAAGcttggatccgttggaagcattttgctttcattttatcttggtttcggaccaagttTGGAAACATTCATCAACAATAAGATTTGGGCTTTGTAGCATTAAGATTAAAACTGGCCCAACtagttaacatttgctttcctgatgaattttGTTTTGGATCAAGCAGGAAACTTTCATCAAAATTAACCATGGACTTGGTTGTAACAACATTGAGCTTGGCTCTTTAATATAACAACTCAGCCATATAATAAAATATGTAGCAATGCTGATTATTGGGCTTAAACCATAAACTCATTTTTTGGCCCAACataaaatctgcacaacaaaattattaattaagcaaatatgaattaagatcaaattaataattttgtaattaaatattttaataatgtttgttcatcatcaaaattaaataagagttttccaaactcatcaatctcccccttgatgacaaacattattaaaattgaaatggaaagaaatttagagATTGAGTAaggaatactccctttgaatttgaatttttccccctttctaaatgtcacatTGCTCCCCCTTGATGTATGCTTATTTTACCAAGAGAAGCACTAATCTGTAACATTtgaatcaagcttcaagtaacaatgttatttagcatattttatgatgctaaatgcttgatttatgagtagttttaattgataatcaaatctcatttgatatcataaactgattttctgctcaaacatTTACACTTACCAATCAACAATAAagtttattcaaatatttttctaagCAAGCTATCAGAGCATTAATATGgtaagaaaaaatatttgaagcaCATATGATCAAAACAgtattcaaatattttcaaacattTTCCTGTTAGTATATCAGAGCAAACAAAATGATGGAAGAATATTTGAAGTACACATGATCAAAACAAGGCAGTTtttatactttatataatttaaaggaactgccaaaaataagttttcaatccaACAAGTTTATCAATGATGAATCAACAGCCAGGCATCAAAATCAAACATCATCATAAACCATGCCATATGCAAGCAGATGCCATATGCAGTTCAAGCAACAGTGACCATGGTAAAACAAATGCAATAACacatgcattctttgaacaagggtgatcatgaatttttaatttgaaaatttcatcccctgttctTATCCCCTGTTCCAGTttgttccaatttcaattttggaaacttaatttcctcccccttttgtcatcacgGGGGCACCTGCACAAAAATATGATCAACACAACAAAATATTCAAGATAAAGTAGCAGAAGTATATCACAGTATCCTAGAGATTATCCTAGAGcagtgagtatcaagtcatgctcctacaaaaaacagattgagcctaatggagccaatatcaaataacataaaataacagTCATCAGTCATCTGATAGATGAAAAGCAGAATCCTCAGCGCCTTCTTCACTGTTATCGCCCAGATCCTCCTTAAGGGTTGCTAACATCAGGCCGaccctttctttgcaatttttccaAGCTTTCTCGCTCTCAGAGGCTTGCTTGCGAGCTTCTTTGTGAGATTGAATCATCATGTCTGCCATGTTTGAGAATTCACCCAAAATTTCTTTGATGGATTTGACTGTTTTGGAAGACTCTGGCCGAGTCTCATTGTCACTGTCTGAAGCCACAGATTTGCCTCCTTTGGTTCCCTTAGTTGCTCCTCATCCTCTAATGGAGGATACTTTGTTTTCCACTGCCTCATTCAATAGATCAACTTTAAAAGTATTCAAAAATTCTTGTTAAAAACATACCATAAGGCAGATTAGCCTTTTTGGTGCTTCTAACAGAATCCCACATATGCCTAATCATAATATAGCCAAAAGATATAGGAGTAGAGGTAACCAAGGCAAATAATATGagacagtcagaaaatattactcAGTTGTGTGAGCCGCTTTGGGGAGTCAAAATATGGGTGATGATTCGGTGAAGCAGAGAGTTGACTGGTCCTAGAGTTTTGTGGGTTGGAATCGTTCCATGCAAGCCAGAAAGGTTCTCGCAAATGTGCTAAAGAACTGCTTTGTATGAAACGCCTACTTGTGTATCCCATTTGTCTACCATATACGCTCGTGGTCCTTCATCCTTGAAGCCCAGGGCCGCTCCAATGG
This genomic window contains:
- the LOC112734190 gene encoding uncharacterized protein, translating into MPSVTWGVIQGRKEKLVSRVIVFDFLRGLGIVPDELQDLKLPSTVEVIRERVEFLQKLGITIDDINDYPLMLGCSVRKNMIPILGYLEKIGISRSKLGGFIKSYPQVLHASVIVELVPVVKFLRGLDVEREDIGYVLQKYPKLLGFKLEGTMSTSVAYLVNIGVNPRDIGPMVTQYPYFLGMRVGTVIKPFIDYLVSLGLPKKILAKMLEKRAYLLGYDLEETIKPNVDCLISFGIGRECLPSVIAQYPQILGLPLKTKLSSQQYFFSLKLKIDPEDFA